Genomic window (Scleropages formosus chromosome 16, fSclFor1.1, whole genome shotgun sequence):
CCCATCACATGGCACGACTGACACAACGTAGTGTTTAAGGCTGCAGCAAAACAGTATGAAAGTATAaattttctactttattttCTTGGAAGATAGAACACGGAATTTGTTCAAGTGGCACTTTTATCACAGCATAAAAAATGTTAAGGCAGAATACAGTAAACTTACAGTGGAAATCTTTGGTTGAACCTGGAGGAGAATGTGAAGGGTTACGTTCATAAAACAGCTGAGTGGCAATTCCAATTTTGCATCTTGCACTCAGTACGAAGTCTGATCACCTCTGGCGGCTTGGTGGTGtcgcacaagaggtccaaaattaaAGGCCCAAAGATTCTCCTTTCTGGCCCTCATGTGGAGGAAtaagctccctctctccctcagaactgctgaatctctttcaacattcaaggagagtctcaaaacacatctctttgagacccacttttctcctgatgtaatttGCTCTACATTATCTGTCACAAAAACCTTTgcatttcctatcaattctatatgcacctactcatgtaatgtgctCCCGCAAAAACGGTCGTATTGGACACACTAAGTGCATCGACAATCATGGATCTGTATCAGAAGCTCTTTGGCTGTTAACGAAACGCACTTTTCTTTACTCcgagttgtatgtcgctttgtacaaaagagtctgctaaaagaataaatgtcatgtaaatgtgcCGAATGCGACCAAGTAATGACAGCAAACGAACGCTGACAAGAAGAATTCGcgagcaaagaaataaaacacgCAGCGTTTGGGGGCTCTATTAATATCACGTACGCAACATCCGCGGACAATCACTGAGACCTGCAAGTTTCAGAAGTGCGAAGAGAAACATCAGAATCGGCACTCGTAAGCAACCCTTCCGTCAGGAAATTAGTCGCCTGCAAAGAGAGTCACTGCACGGTTAACATCATATACGGTCAATGACGGTACCATTTTTGGACCACGTTCACTAATGCTCACTTTAGTGACCACACACAAGCACTATTCGGTAACGATCGTGTCTACAACCATATCTGCGAGACCTGTCAGTAATTCGGTCTCTGAAGTCATGTGCATCTCACAGACATACCATGAGTAAATatcaaaatgtaataattacttGCAAAAACAGAcctaaaacatacatttgttcATCATGTCATATGATGCATAATAAACAGTATAGAATAGTCTTTACTGTTTACAGTCTTTAagcattattttataatattttaggttttaaaacattatttagcAACTCTGGTCCTCGTTTTTAACGTGTAATGTGTTACGGGGGGGGTTTCTCCCAACTGCGTGATCAGCAGACAAAAGTAGTTATAAGGCAATGTATTTGTCCCCAACCCTGAGCTTAATTGGGCACTGACTTTAAATGCCCCAAAGAGTGTTTTCATTACTCCATTTTTAGTAAAGataaattggaaaaaagcacaagaAGTTAAGAATCCACAGTAAGTTATGCATCTTCTATGGTTAAATGCCAGCAGGTCAATGAGACAAGCACCAGCAAGGCCTTGTTGAGATGTGGGTCATGTCCTGGACCGTCCCACCAGAACCTAACTGGAGACGGTCATCAGGCGGTGTTTCGGTGGGCTGCGGCGGCCCATCAGAAGGCCCTCCTGGCAAAGGTACCGGCTGCATTCGGCACCACTGGGCTCCGGGCTGCCCGTTGGCGAATCTGCCTCGTACAGGACGCAGATGGAACCGTCCTCACCGATGCGGTATGACACCTCGAACGGGTCCACCCACAGGGTGAGCTCCCTCGGAAGAAGCTCAAAGAGCCGGTGAGCACTCAGCCCGACCTGGTTCGCGGCCCGGCCGATCAGCGGGTCCATCTCGTGGTTGATCCGGATGCAGCGGTAGCCTGAACCCTTCTGGGGTTTTTCTGGGAACCAGTGGTGCTTGTAGTGCTCTGGGGAACAAGAAAGATTGCAGGTTAAATATAGAGCAGGACACAGACAGTACAATTACTGAGTAATTTGATATAAAATGGTatttgaagggaatcacaaatgaaatgatTAGGAAAGACAACACAATTGCTGCTGGACACCCAAATGCTCAAAGCCAGACAATGACAATAAGGAGTCCTACACCATGCAGACAACCGGCaatgtagtggtttgagctgctgcccttggacatgaagatcacaggtttgagtttcaccttcagctgctgtacccctgagtaaggcgcgcgcgcgcacacacacacacacacacacacacacacactgaaaccacttatcccaagcagggttgtgagaagccagagcctaacccagcaacacagggtgtaaggctggaggggacacacctaggacagcatgccagtctgttgcaaggcaccccaagcgggactcgaaccccagacccactggagagcaggacccggccaaatccgctgcgctgCCGCACCCCCTTCGAGTAAGGTACCAACCCTAAATTGGTTCAGtgtgaaaaattactcagttgtataaatgggtaaataactgtaagggtgtaagttgctttggaggaaaacggTTCTCCAAGTGTCGGGATTCAGACACAAtgtcacctatagtgtgtgagtgacacagagagaggatggatgagtgagccagtgtaagtagtgtatctagcagtgtaagtcaccgcggtgaataaggtgtgtgggctcataacactacatgacAGAGCTCatttggaagctgctttggagaaaagtgtctgctaaataaatgtaaatgtaacgacGCTCACAGGAGGGCAGCCCCAGGTCGCGCACGCGCAAAGCGGAGGAGCACGTGCTCATTTAAAGagccacttgggacaagcgggtccCTTCACACACGGACATCCAGCGCAGCGCTTCAGTGACAGTTTTAAGGCGAACCCTCACCCGTACCGAATGGTTATGTTCTGCTTTAGGtattcttaaaattaaaaaacgaAGCGCATGATCATAAACATGTCAGAAATAAGACAAATCAATGTCAGTATACCATGATAGGAAACGCGTCcgtgcaccttttttttttgcgctgaGCTGCGCGTCGCTTGGAGAAAATGCCATGGTTCATTAGTGGACTTATGTACATGTGACATCATGTGAATGTGAAGCCAGGACATGATCTTCTGTGTGTCTCATCATGCGGTCGTGTCGacacatgacattttttttgaCACGGAACATCATCAATCAAAACAGCtgtgagttaaaaaaaaaaaaaaagaaaaaaaggaagacgACGTCTAACACCCATAATATAAACAATCACTGTGTAAGTACAAATATAACTTTAGCGCTAACTGTAATTATTCGCGTTTACAACACGCAGATTTACTAGCGTAAGAGCAGGAAGGCGACAGACACGGTACCTGCGAGCGCCTCCTGCAGGCCGTCGCTGAACACGCGCAGCTGCCGCTCGCTCAGCGAACCCGTTGTCCTCAGCAGGCTGGACACGAAGGCTGCGGCCGCCGCCACTTCGGGCCCCATGGCCGGCCAGGCTCCCTCGCCGCTGGAACGACAACAACTGCGGGGTCCGAGAAATAAACcggaaatgaaaaaatgatgaaa
Coding sequences:
- the LOC108933592 gene encoding protein BTG1-like codes for the protein MGPEVAAAAAFVSSLLRTTGSLSERQLRVFSDGLQEALAEHYKHHWFPEKPQKGSGYRCIRINHEMDPLIGRAANQVGLSAHRLFELLPRELTLWVDPFEVSYRIGEDGSICVLYEADSPTGSPEPSGAECSRYLCQEGLLMGRRSPPKHRLMTVSS